Sequence from the Ancalomicrobiaceae bacterium S20 genome:
CATACGGCCAGCCTATCGATCGGGTCCGAATTGATATTGGACAATATCGATCGTGAAATCCATATCTGGAGCAACGGCGCGGCCCTTCGCCGGCCTTTTCCAGCTCCCCGAGATCGTCGTCCCATGTCCTCCACCGCCTCCCCGGCCGCTGCCGAGGCCGCTTTCGCACGCGCTGACACCGCCCCGTCTGTCACGGCCGACCGTCTCGACGACGGCCCGATCCGGCGCGGCACGCGGCGGTTCCGCGACACCAATCTCGCGATGTTCGCGGCCGGCTACGCGACCTTCTCGGTGATCTACTGCGTGCAGCCGTTGATGCCGTCGTTCTCGGCGCATTTCGGCGTCACGCCGGCGACGAGCAGCCTCGTCTTGTCGGCGACCACCGGCGTGCTCGCCTTCGCCATGCTCATCGCCAGCGCCGTTTCCGAGATCGCCGGCCGCAAGCCGATGATGGTCGGCTCAATCGTGCTGTCGTCCCTGCTCGCCATCGCCACGATGTTCGCGCGCGACTGGCACGATCTGGTGCTGCTCCGCGCACTGATCGGGCTTGCGATCAGCGGGCTGCCGGCGGTCGCCATGGCCTACCTGAGCGAGGAGATGGATCGCGGCGCGGTCGGGCTGGCGATGGGGCTCTATATCGGCGGCAGCGCGGTCGGCGGGCTCGGTGGCCGCGCGGTCGCGGGGCTCGTCACCGAACTGGTGTCCTGGCAGGCCGGCCTGTTCGCCGTCGGCGCGATCGGGCTCGCCTGCGGGCTGCTGCTGGCGAAGATCCTGCCGGCCTCGCGCCATTTCCGTCGCTCGCAGCCGTCGCTCGCCGCGCTCGCCGGCAGCTTCCGGCTCCATCTCGCCGATGCGCGCCAGCGCGGCCTGTTCCTGATCGGCTTCCTGCTGCTCGGCTCGTTCGTCTGCGTCTACAATTATGCCGGCTATCGACTGATCGAGCCGCCCTATTCGCTCGGCCAGGGCTCGGTCAGCCTGATCTATGCCGTCTATCTGATCGGCATTTTTTCCTCGGCCTGGATGGGCAGTCTCACCTCCCGCTACGGGCGCGGGCCGCTGCTGTCGGTCGGGCTGCTGCTCATGCTCGGCGGTCTCCTGCTCACGCTCGTGCCGTCGCTGCTCGCGATCATCGCCGGCATGGCGGTGCTGACCTTCGGCTTCTTCGGCGCCCATTCGATCGCCAGCAGCTGGGTCGGCGCCAATGCCACGACCGCCAAGGCGCAGGCCTCGTCGCTCTATCTGTTCTCGTATTACCTCGGATCCGGCGCGCTCGGCACGCTCGGCGGCGTGTTCTGGTCGCTCGACGGCTGGGCGGGAGTCGCGACGCTGATCGGCGTGCTGCTGTTCGCCGGCCTCATCGTCGCGATGCGGCTGGCGCGCGGCGATCGGGCGCGGGTGGTCGCGGGCTGACGGACGGCCACGGGCACGACGGCCGCCTTAGAGGCGGGCGTCATGGGCGGCGAGCGCGAGCATGGCGAAAAACCGCCCACCTCTCGGCGTCATCCCCGGCCGAGCGAAGCGAGGGAAAGGGGACCAAATCCACCTCTCGACGCGCTCCGACCCCCAGGGGGAAGACGGCGCCGCTACACCTCGCCCTCAGGTATCCATCCCATCCGCCACGCCACCGGCACGGTGGATTGGGTCCCCTTTCCGGCCCTACGGGCCGCCGGGGATGACGCCGAGAGGGTGAGAGGCCGCGGCTCGCGCACATCCTGGGGACGATCCCGCATCGTGCCGACCAGTTTAGACCTCTCGCCGCTCAATGCGCGCCGCCGAGATAGGCGGCCTTCACGGCCGGGTCGTTGCGCAGCACTGCCGCGGGGCCGGAGGTCGCGAGCTTGCCGTTCTCGAGCACATAGCCGTAGTCGGCGACTTCCAGCGCGGCGGCCGCGAACTGCTCGACGAGGAGCATCGTGATCGAGGCCTGCTTCAGCCGGGCGACGGTGTGAAACACCTCCTCGACCAGCTTCGGCGCGAGGCCCATCGACGGCTCGTCGAGCAGCAGCACCTCGGGCCGGAGCATCAGCGCGCGCGCCATGGCGAGCATCTGCTGCTCGCCGCCGGAGAGCGTGCCGGCGAGCTGGTTGCGGCGTTCGGACAGGCGCGGGAACAGGTCGTACATGCGGTCGTAGTCGGCCTGCATGTCACCCTTCGGCCGCTTGCCGGTCAGGCGCGGATAGGCGCCGAGCAGCAGGTTGTCGGCGACCGACAGGGTCGGGAACACGCGCCGGCCCTCGGGCGAATGCGCGAGGCCGCGCGTGGTGATGCGGTGGCTCGGCAGGCCGGCGATGTTCTCGCCGCCGAGCGAGATCCGGCCGCTCTCGGGCTGGATCATGCCGGAGATGGCGCGCAGCGTCGTGGTCTTGCCGGCGCCGTTGGAGCCGATCAGCGCCACGCAGGTGCCCTTCTCGACCTTCAAGGACAGGCCGTGCAGCACGCGGACCTTGCCATAGGCGGCGACGAGGTTTTCGACTTCGAGCATGGTGCCCTCCCCGTCACGCGGCCGCTGCGCCGCCGAGATAAGCCTCGACGACACGCGGGTTGGACTGCACGGCCGCCGGCTTGCCCTCGGCGATCTTCTGACCGAAGTCGAGCACGGTGACCGTGTCGCAGATGCTCATGACGACGTCCATGTGATGCTCGATCAGGATCACGGTGATGCCGTGGTCGCGGATCTTGCGGATGATCTGCACCAGTTCGACGATGTCCGGCGCGGTCAGGCCCGCGGCCGGCTCGTCGAGCAGCAGGAGCTTCGGTTCGAGCGCCAGCGCGCGGGCGATCTCGAGCAGGCGCTGCTTGCCGTAGGGCAGGTTGCGCGCCTCCTCGTCGGCGAGATCGGCGAGGCCGACGAAAGCGAGCAGGCCGAGCGCGCGCTCGCGCCGCCTTCTCCTCGCGACGGGCGAGCGGCATGCCGCCGGCGACGCCGAAGAAGCCGCTGCGATAGGTGTGGTGCAGGCCGACCAGCACGTTCTCGATCAGCGTCAGCTCGCCGAACAGCTGGACGTTCTGGAACGTGCGCGCGACGCCGCCGAGCGCGATCTCGGGTGACTTCAGGCCGACGATCGAGCGGCCTTCGAAGGCGATGCCGCCATCGGTCGGCACGTAGATGCCGGTCAGCACGTTCATCATCGTCGATTTGCCCGAGCCGTTCGGCCCGATCAGGCCGTGGATCGTACCGGGCATGACCGCGAGGTCGACGCCGTCGAGCGCCTTCAGGCCGCCGAAGCGCATCACGACGCGATCGACCTTCAGAAGCGCCTCGCCGGCCGCAACCTTGGGCGCTTCCGCGGCCCAGGCGGCCTTCTCGTCGGCACGCGCGCCGGCCGCCAGATTGCGCCGGCCGGCGCGGACGAAAGGCAGCGCGGCGAGCGAGCGCTTGAGGAAGCCGACGATGCCTTCGGGCAGGTAGTAGACCACGAAGAGGATCATCAGGCCGTAGACGGTCAACTTGTAGTCGGTGACGTTCTGCAGCAGGCGGGCAAAGACGAAGAAGCCGAGGCAGAGGCCGACCGCGATCGCGGTCCGCAGCCGGGTCTCCGGATGCCGCCACATCGAGACGCCGCCGACGACGACCGCGATCACGGCGATACCGGCCGCGACCAGCCGGAACAGCTCGATGTCGGCGAGCAGGTTCGGCAGATAGACGATGATCGCCGCGCCCAGGATCGGCCCGAGCCGCGATTTTCTTCCGCCCATCGTCACCGCGAGCAGAAACTGCACCGAGAGATCGAAGGAGAAGTTGTTCGGCGCGATATACTGCTCCGAATAGGCGAACAGGCTGCCGGCCAGACCGGCGAGGCCGGCGGAGAGCACGAAGGCGATGACCTTGTGCTTGTAGACGCTGACGCCCATGCAGTCCGAGGCGATCGGGCTGTCGCGCAGGGCCTCGAAGGCGCGGCCGTAATGCGAGGCGAGCACGCGGTTGATGACCAGGATGGTCAGGAGCAGCGCCGAGCCGGCGATCCAGAAATATTCGACCTCCTTCAGCCGCTTCAGCGACATATCGAAGATCGGGAACGTGTCGGACCACGCGCGCAGGTCGACGAAGAGCGGCGTGCTCAGCTTGATGCCCAGGGGGCCGTTGGTGACGTCGACCATCTCGTTGATCAGGATCTGCACGATGGTGCCGAAGGCGAGCGTCACCATGGCGAGATAGGGGCCGGTGACGCGCAGCGCCGGCAGCGCCAGCAGCGCGCCGAAGGCCGCCGTCACGACGATCGCCAGCGGCAGCGCCGGCCAGAAGCCGATGCCGAAATGCATCGACAGCGTGCCGGCGACATAGGCGCCGACGCCGAGCAGCGAGGCGTGGCCGATCGAGACCTCGCCGGTGTAGCCGAACACCACGTCGAGGCCGAGCGTCAGGATCGAGAAGATCGCGATCGTGACCAGCAAGTGCAGGTAATAGGGGCTGGAGACCTGGAGCGGCAGGATCGCGACGACGGCGATGCCGAGAAGCCAGAGGAGAGACCGCATCGGCATCAGACCTTCTTGATCGTGGCCTTGCCGAACAGGCCGGACGGCTTCACGGAAAGGACGAGGAGGAGCAGGACGAGGCCGGGCACGTCCTTGTAGCCGGTCGAGATGTAGAAGCCGGTCAGCGTCTCGGTGATGCCGAGGATCAGGCCGCCGACGACCACGCCGAGGCCCGAGGACAGGCCGCCGATGATCGCGACCGCGAAGGCTTTCAATCCGAGCACGGCGCCCATGGTGGCGCCGGTCAGCGTCACGGGCGCGACCAGCACGCCGGCGAGGCCGGCGGTCATCGAGGACAGCGCATAGGAGAAGGTGATCACCCGGCTCGTGTCGATGCCCATCAGGCCGGCGGCGTCGCGGTCGGCGGCGGTCGCGACCACGGCCTTGCCGTAGACGGTCTTGCGGTTGAAGAACTCGACCGCCAGCATCATCGCGATCGCGCCGACGACGATGGCGATCTCCATCGGCTGGATGCGGATGCCGCCGATGTTCAGCGACGCCTCGGGCAGCGGCGAGGGGAAGCGCAGCGCGTCGCGGCCCCAGATGTTCTCGGCGAGGTTCTTGAAGATGATGCCGAGCGCGATGGTCGCCATGATCCAGCCGGCTTCGGACTTGGTCTTGATCGCCTGGCGCACGCCGAGCCATTCGACCACCGTGCCCTGCAGGGCGCCGAAGGCGAGCAGGATCGGGATCATCAGCACATAGGCGCCGAAATTGCCGAGGCCGGCGCCGATCAGGAAATTGACCGTGGTCAGACCGACCAGTGCGCCGAGCATCAGGGCTTCACCCTGGCCGAAGTTCAGCGTCTTCGATGTCGCGAAGGTGATCTGGTAGCCGAAGGCGATGACGCCGTAGATCATGCCGACGGCGATGCCGCTGACGATGAGCTGCAGAAGAATGGACATTGGTCAGCTTTCCAGGGGGCCAGCTTCCAAGGGGCGGCGGGCAGACAAGCGCGGCGGGACAAGTGCCGGCCGCAGGCGATCGTCGTGAAGGGCGCGCCGGTGCCGACACGCGGCTCCGCCGTGACGCTCCGGGCCGGCAATGGCCGGCCCGGGCATTCATGCCTTGGCGAGAGGTGGATCAGGCCTTCGGCTTGATGCGGACGGCCTTGTCGCCCTCGATGTCTTCCGGGTGGGCCGGCACGACGCGGCCGCCCTTGACCAGACCGAAGACCGGGATGTTCGAGGAGATCGCCTCGTGATCGGTCGCCGAGAACGGCTTGTCGTAGATCGTGACGACGCCCTCGACCTTCTCGTTCAGGTTCTCGAGCGCGTCCTTGATCTTGCGGCCGTCGGTCGAGCCGGCCTGCTTGATCGCGGCGGCGAGCAGATAGACCGAGTCGTAGCCCTGCGCGGCGGAGACCGGCGAGGGGATGCGATCGACGCCATAGGCCTTCTGGTAGCCTTCGATGAAGGCCTTGCGCTTGGCGGTGGTCGGCAGCTGGATGAAGGTCTGCGGCATCATCGCGCCGTCGCCGTTGGCGCCGGCGGTATCGATGAAGCTCGCCATCGACAGCGTCCAGGAGCCGATCATCGGCACCTTCCAGCCGAGCTTGGCCATGCCGTTGGCGATCTGCGCCAGTTCCGGACCGATCGCATAGGTCAGGATCACGTCGGCGCCGGCCTCCTTGGCGCGCAGGAGCTGCGCGGTCATGTCGGTGTCGCCGATGTTGAACTTCTCGGTGGCGACTGGCGTGATGCTCATCTTGGCGAGAGCATTGGTGAGGTCGGTCTTGCCGAGCTGGCCGTAGTTGGTCGAGTCCGCCAGGATCGCCGGCTTCTTGAAGCCCTGACGCTTCACCGCCTCTTCCGCGATCATCGACGACTGGATGGTGTCGTTGGCGGCGTTGCGGAAGATGAAGTTCGCCTTGTGCTCCGGCGGCAGGAACTGCTTGGCCACGACCGAGCCGGTCGCGACGTTGTTCATGACCGGGATCTCGGCTTCCTGGTAGAAGCGCTGGGCGGCCAGCGCCACGCCGGTGTTGATGAAGCCGACGGTGGCGACGACGCCTTCCTTGTTGATCAGCTCCTGGGCGATCTGGACGCCGAGCTCGTTCTTGGCCTCGTCGTCGCGCTCGACGAGCTGGATCTGCCGGCCGAGCACGCCGCCCGCCTTGTTGATCTCGCCGACCGCCAGCTTGACGCCGTCGCGCATGCTGACGCCCATCGACGAGGAGCCGCCGGTGAACGGCCCGCTGAGGCCGATTTTAATCGGTTCAGCCGCGAGAGCCGAACCGGCGTAGAGCATGGCCGCCATGGCCATGGAAAGCCCGAGTTTCATGTGCGCTCCTACCCGTTTAGACCGCCGCCTTTCCGGCGGCTTGTTCTATGTTCCGGAAATTACACGCGTCCCGGCCGAGCGCAACGGGGCGGAAGGTAGGGGGATGACGGTTCCGTCAGCAAAATTACATAAACAGGGCAGATATCCGTCAAACGCATATCAGGTCATGCATAAAGTATGGGCAGACGGCGCGTCGTCTCGAAATTTCTTGCGCCGGCGCAAGCTGTGCCATCGATCGGCAGGACGCCACGCGACGTCCCGATCGGTCGGCCCATCCCCGCTCCTTATCCCTTCACGCGCGGGTAACGCGCCCGGGCCTCCAGATCGTCGAGGTCCATGTGATTGCGGATATAAGAGCGGCTCGCATCGGTGTGCGGCTGGAAATCCCAGGGCGCCGGCGTGCCGATCGAAAGGGCCGAGACCACCGTATGGCGGCGGCGCTGGCTCTCGCGCACGGCCTTGTCGAGGGCCGTGAAGTCCCAGCGCGCGGCGGCCTCGGCCCGAAAGGCGGCGAGATCGGTCGCGAAGGTCGGGTCGTCCGCGAGGTTCACGCGCTCGTCGGGATCGACCGCCAGATCGTAGAGCTGATCGGGGTCGGCGGGGCTCGTGACGAATTTCTGCGTGCCGCGGCGGATCATCATCAGCGGCGCGACCGCGCCCTCGGCGAGGTATTCGCCGATCACCTCGTCGTGGCCGCCGGTGCCGGCGAGGTGTGGCAGCAGGCTGCGGCCCTCGATCTCGCTCGCGTACCGCCCCGGCCGGCCGTCCTGCGCCAGCTCGACCAGCGTCGGCAGCATGTCGACCAGCGAGACCGACTGCGCCACGCGACCGGCCTTGAACCGGCCCGGCGCCGAGACCAGCAGCGGCACGCGGCTCGCGCCCTCGAACCAGCTCATCTTGTACCAGAAGCCGCGCTCGCCGAGCATCTCGCCATGGTCCGAGGTCACGATCACGATCGTGTCGTCGCGGAGCGCCGTCTCGTCGAGCGCGGTCAGGAGCCGGCCGATGTTGTGGTCGACATAGGAGATCGCGCCGTAATAGGCGCGGCGGGCGTTGCGGATATGGTCCTCGGTGATTTCGGCGCCGGCCATATCACAGACATGGTAGAGGCGCCGCTCATGCGGAGTCATCGCCTCCCGATCGAGGCCGTGGCTCGGCAGGTCGATGTCGTCGTGACGGTAGAGGTTCCACCACTTCTCGGGGATCGCGAAAGGGTCGTGCGGGTGGGTCAGCGACACCACCATGCAGAACGGCCGGGCGCGATCGCCACGGGCGTGGTCGTAGATCTGCCGCTCGGCGGCGAAGATCACCTCGTCGTCGAAGTCGATCTGGTTGGTACGCACGCAGAGCCCGGCGTCGGTGACCGAGCTCATGTTGTGATACCAGCTCGGCCGGTCGTGCGGATGGTCCCAGTCGGGCGTCCAGCCGAAGTCGGCCGGATAGATGTCGGTGGTGAGCCGCTCCTCGAAGCCATGGAGTTGATCCGGGCCGCAGAAGTGCATCTTGCCGGAGAGCACCGTCCGATAGCCGGCGCGGCGCAGGTAATGCGCGAAGGTCGGGATGTCGGAGCGGAACTCGGCCGCATTGTCGTAGGCGCCGGTCTTCGACGGCAGCCGGCCCGACATGAACACCGCCCGCGACGGCGAGCAGAGCGGGCTGTTGCAATAGGCGCTGTCGAAGACGACGCCGCGATCCGCGAGCGCCATCATGTTCGGCGCCTGCGTCAGCCTGTGGCCGTGGAACGGCAGCGATGCCGGAGCCATCTGGTCGGCCATCACGAGCAGGATGTTCATCGATCGCCTCTTCGAAAACGGGGAGAACGCGGGTCGGCTGGGGGCATCGCGGGCGCCGAGAGTGCCGCGTCCGACACGCGCGGTCGAGCCCGCTCGGGATCGTGGCGCTCCCGAGACTAGGTGGCTCCCTGGCCGGCACTGTCCGCGTTGCGACGCTGGCTGCCGCGCCGGGCCCGATCGGCGCCGAGTGGTGGCCGCCTGCCATCCCTCCCGCTCGCATGCCACCATCCGCCATCCGCGCATTGCAGGCTCAACTTGTCGACTAGTCTGCATATGACTAAGCTCGCCGGCATGCATCGACCCGAGCACGATCATCCTCCGAGTGTCCGCACGATCCACGGCGACCTGCGCCGGCGGATCATCGTGCTCGACCTCATGCCGGGTTCGCGCCTGTCGGAAAACGAACTCGCCGACCATTACGGCACCAGCCGCGCGCCGGTGCGCGAGGCGCTGATCCGGCTCGGCGAGGAAGGGTTCATCGACGTCCGGCCGCAGCGCGGCAGCTTCGTCAGCCGCATCTCGCTCACGGCGGTGGCGCGCGCCCGGTTCGTGCGCGAGGCGATCGAGGCGGCAGCGGCGCGGAGGGCGGCGGAGATCGGGGCCTCGACGGCGCTGCTCAACCGGGCGCGAGCGCTGATCGTCGAGCAGCGGCGCCTCGCGGACGACGCGCGCGGCTTCATCGCCGCCGACGGATCGTTCCACCGCCTGCTCGCGGAGGCAAGCGGCATCGCGGGTCTGTGGGCGGCGATCGAGCGCGAGAAGGCGCAGCTCGATCGCGTGCGTTTCCTGTCGCTGCCCGAGGCGCCGCGCCATTCCCCGATCATCGAGCAGCACGAGGACATCCTCGACGCCATCGAGGCGCGCGATCCGGACGCGGCCGAGGCGGCCATGCGGCGGCACCTGTCCCAGGTGCTCGCCGTCCTGCCCTCGCTCGCGACCGCCCGCCCCGACCTGATCGTAACCGGCGACCCGACACGCCCGGCGCACGTCGGCTTCTGAGCCGAGCCCCCAACAAGACCCATTCAGAAAGCTCGAGGAGATCCCTTCCATGGAACAGAGCTGGCGCTGGTTCGGACCCGGCGACGTCGTGCCGCTCCACGCAATCCGTCAGGCCGGCGCGCGCGGCGTCGTCACCGCGCTGCATCACATTCCCTACGGTGTCATTTGGAGCGTCGAGGAGATCGAGAAGCGCAAGGCCGAGATCGCCGCCGATGCCTCGCTCGGGCTTCACTGGAACGTGGTCGAGAGCCTGCCGATCCACGAGCGGGTCAAGATCGGCGAGGGCGACCTGACCGAGATCTTCGACAACTACCGTCAGTCGATGCGCAACCTCGCGGCCTCCGGCATCAAGACGATCTGCTACAATTTCATGCCGGTACTCGACTGGACGCGCACCGAGCTGCGCCATCGCCTGCCCGGCGGCGGCAGCGCGCTGCGCTTCAACGCGCATGAGTTCGCGGCCTTCGACTGTTTCATGCTCGAACGGCCGGGGGCCGAGGCCGAGCACGGGCCGGCACTGGTCGCGCGCGCCAGGGCATGGTTCGACGGCGCGTCGGAGGCCGAGAAGGACGTGCTCCTGTCGAGCATCATGGCCGGCCTGCCCGGCGCCTTCGACCGCTACGACATTCCGGGCCTGCGCAAGATCCTCGCGCGCTACGACGACATCTCGGTCGACCGCCTGCGCGAGAATTTCGTCCGGTTCCTGAAGGAGATCATCCCGACGGCGGAAGAGCTCGGCATCCGCATGGCCGTGCATCCGGACGACCCGCCGCGGCCGCTCATGGGCCTGCCGCGCATCGTCTCGACCGCCGAGGACATCCGATTTCTGATGCGGGCGGTGCCGTCGGTCGCCAACGGCCTGACGCTGTGCTCGGGCTCGCTCGGCGCGGGCCCGGCGAACGACGTGCCGGCGATCGCGCGCGAATTCGCCGACCGCATTCACTTCGTGCACCTGCGCAATGTCGCCAAGGAGCCGGACGGCTCGTTCATGGAGGCCGATCACCTCGGCGGCGACACCGACATGGTGGCGCTGGTGCGCGTGCTGCTCGGCGAGCAGAAGCGCCGGAAGGACGCCGGCGATCCGCGCTGGCGGCTGCCGTTCCGCCCGGACCACGGCCACGAGCTGCTCGACGACGTCGGCAAGGGCTCGTTCCCCGGCTATTCGACCATCGGCCGGCTCAAGGGGCTCGCCGAGATCCGCGGCGTGATGACCGCGGTCGCGCAGATGGAGGGACTGCCGGTCTGAGGGCCGGCAGTTCGGTTGCCAGCGCCGCCTACTTCGGGCGGGCGATGACGAGCGCGGCCATGATCACGGCCGCGCCGATCGCCTGTTGCAGGCTCATGGTCTCGCCGAGCACGGCCCAGCCGATGAAGGTCGAGGCCGGCGCCCAGGCGAGCAGCACCAGCGCGACGATGCCGACCGGCACGCGGCCGACCGCGACCGAGGTCAGGCCCTGCCCCCCGGCATGCGACAACACGCCGAGCGCGATCACGGCGGCCCAACCCTTCACCGACTGCGGCACGAAGGTCTCACCGGCGGCGAGCGCCATGATCACCAGCGCCACGCCCGAGACGACGCCGGTCCAGAGCGTCGCCGACGGGCCATCGAAGGCGCCGCGCACGCGCTTCATGATCAGAAGGTAGCTCGCGTAGAAGATCGCGGCGCCGACCGCGAACAGGTCGCCGGCGCCGAGCCTGGTCGGCGCCAGGAGGCCGGCCATGATCCAGCTGCCGAACAGCGCGAGACCGAAGGCGCCCCAGATCTTGGCCGGCGGATGCTCGGCATAGAAGACCGCCCCGCCGATCACGACCAGGATCGGCGCGATGTTGGCGATGAACGAGGCATTGGCGACGTCGGTCGCCCTGAGCGCCAGATGAAACGCCGCGACATCGAGCGCGAAGGCGAGGCCGCCGAGCGCGATGAAGATCAGCATCGACGGCGTGAGCGGCACGCGCGGAGCAGGCGCGGCCGGGCCGGCCTCGTTGCGGCGCTTGGCGGCGAGATGGCCGGTCCAGACCCACAGGACCGGCAGCGCGAAGATCAATCGCCAGGCCGCGCTCGACATCGGCCCGACGTCGGCGAAGCGGACGAACACGACCGACCAGGCGATGATGCCCGTGCCGACCAGCAGCGCGGCGAGGCCCTTGCGATCGATCGCGGGGGCGACAGGGGTCTCGTCCGGAACGGCGGTCACGGCGGTCTTTCGGGTTCGCGAGCGGGAATGCGCCTCGCGAAAACCGACGATGCGCGCCATGATGACTGTCGCGGCGCGGGCGGAGCGCTGTCAATGGCGACGCCGGCCCACATCGGCTCGCGGCTGCCATGCGACAGGGACATGCGCGCCGGCCGGGACGTCGGCGGCATCGAAGGGGGGCGAAGAGGCGGGGCGAAAGGGGGCGCGGCTCCGTCGCTCAGAGCCGTACCACCTCGCCGGTCCGCACACTCTCGTCGGCGGCGAGCACGATGCGCAGGCTGTCGATCGCCTCGCGCACATGGCGGCTCGTGTCGGCGCCCAAGCCGATCGCATCGCGGAACAGCATCTGTTCGCGGTCGCAGAGCTCCTGATGGCCGGGCTCGTCGTCCATGCGCAGGATTTCGTCGGCCTTCAGGAACCGGCCGTCGGGACCGAGCGCGGCGTGATGGAGACGGATGGCGCTGGTCTTGGTATGGGCGTCGATATCGGCGGAGGCGGTCGCCGCCGCGCCCGCCTCGGTCGCTTCGCCCTGATCGAAGGCCACGATCGACACCGCGCCCTTCGGGCCGACCATGTCCTTCACGAAGAAGGCGACCTCGCTCATCATCGGGCCCCAGCCGGCCTCGTACCAGCCGACCGAGCCGTCGTCGAAAGCGACATGCAGGTGGCCGTAGTTGTACATGCCGTCGCGGATCTCGTCGGTCAGCCGGGCGCCGATCGCGTGGACGCGAACCGGCTTGGCGCCGGTCACCTGGCACATGACGTCGACATAGTGGACGCCGCAGTCGACGATCGGCGACAGCGAATTCATCAGCTGGCGATGCACCGCCCAGTTGGCGCCGGCCGACTGCTGGTTCAGGTTCATGCGCATGACCAGCGGCTTGCCGAGCGTGCGGCCGATCTCGACGAAACGCGTCCAGGACG
This genomic interval carries:
- a CDS encoding ATP-binding cassette domain-containing protein, whose protein sequence is MAAASSASPAACRSPVARRRRRERALGLLAFVGLADLADEEARNLPYGKQRLLEIARALALEPKLLLLDEPAAGLTAPDIVELVQIIRKIRDHGITVILIEHHMDVVMSICDTVTVLDFGQKIAEGKPAAVQSNPRVVEAYLGGAAAA
- a CDS encoding MFS transporter → MSSTASPAAAEAAFARADTAPSVTADRLDDGPIRRGTRRFRDTNLAMFAAGYATFSVIYCVQPLMPSFSAHFGVTPATSSLVLSATTGVLAFAMLIASAVSEIAGRKPMMVGSIVLSSLLAIATMFARDWHDLVLLRALIGLAISGLPAVAMAYLSEEMDRGAVGLAMGLYIGGSAVGGLGGRAVAGLVTELVSWQAGLFAVGAIGLACGLLLAKILPASRHFRRSQPSLAALAGSFRLHLADARQRGLFLIGFLLLGSFVCVYNYAGYRLIEPPYSLGQGSVSLIYAVYLIGIFSSAWMGSLTSRYGRGPLLSVGLLLMLGGLLLTLVPSLLAIIAGMAVLTFGFFGAHSIASSWVGANATTAKAQASSLYLFSYYLGSGALGTLGGVFWSLDGWAGVATLIGVLLFAGLIVAMRLARGDRARVVAG
- a CDS encoding ABC transporter ATP-binding protein, producing the protein MLEVENLVAAYGKVRVLHGLSLKVEKGTCVALIGSNGAGKTTTLRAISGMIQPESGRISLGGENIAGLPSHRITTRGLAHSPEGRRVFPTLSVADNLLLGAYPRLTGKRPKGDMQADYDRMYDLFPRLSERRNQLAGTLSGGEQQMLAMARALMLRPEVLLLDEPSMGLAPKLVEEVFHTVARLKQASITMLLVEQFAAAALEVADYGYVLENGKLATSGPAAVLRNDPAVKAAYLGGAH
- a CDS encoding ABC transporter substrate-binding protein yields the protein MKLGLSMAMAAMLYAGSALAAEPIKIGLSGPFTGGSSSMGVSMRDGVKLAVGEINKAGGVLGRQIQLVERDDEAKNELGVQIAQELINKEGVVATVGFINTGVALAAQRFYQEAEIPVMNNVATGSVVAKQFLPPEHKANFIFRNAANDTIQSSMIAEEAVKRQGFKKPAILADSTNYGQLGKTDLTNALAKMSITPVATEKFNIGDTDMTAQLLRAKEAGADVILTYAIGPELAQIANGMAKLGWKVPMIGSWTLSMASFIDTAGANGDGAMMPQTFIQLPTTAKRKAFIEGYQKAYGVDRIPSPVSAAQGYDSVYLLAAAIKQAGSTDGRKIKDALENLNEKVEGVVTIYDKPFSATDHEAISSNIPVFGLVKGGRVVPAHPEDIEGDKAVRIKPKA
- a CDS encoding GntR family transcriptional regulator, with translation MAPWPALSALRRWLPRRARSAPSGGRLPSLPLACHHPPSAHCRLNLSTSLHMTKLAGMHRPEHDHPPSVRTIHGDLRRRIIVLDLMPGSRLSENELADHYGTSRAPVREALIRLGEEGFIDVRPQRGSFVSRISLTAVARARFVREAIEAAAARRAAEIGASTALLNRARALIVEQRRLADDARGFIAADGSFHRLLAEASGIAGLWAAIEREKAQLDRVRFLSLPEAPRHSPIIEQHEDILDAIEARDPDAAEAAMRRHLSQVLAVLPSLATARPDLIVTGDPTRPAHVGF
- a CDS encoding branched-chain amino acid ABC transporter permease; the protein is MSILLQLIVSGIAVGMIYGVIAFGYQITFATSKTLNFGQGEALMLGALVGLTTVNFLIGAGLGNFGAYVLMIPILLAFGALQGTVVEWLGVRQAIKTKSEAGWIMATIALGIIFKNLAENIWGRDALRFPSPLPEASLNIGGIRIQPMEIAIVVGAIAMMLAVEFFNRKTVYGKAVVATAADRDAAGLMGIDTSRVITFSYALSSMTAGLAGVLVAPVTLTGATMGAVLGLKAFAVAIIGGLSSGLGVVVGGLILGITETLTGFYISTGYKDVPGLVLLLLVLSVKPSGLFGKATIKKV
- the betC gene encoding choline-sulfatase, whose amino-acid sequence is MNILLVMADQMAPASLPFHGHRLTQAPNMMALADRGVVFDSAYCNSPLCSPSRAVFMSGRLPSKTGAYDNAAEFRSDIPTFAHYLRRAGYRTVLSGKMHFCGPDQLHGFEERLTTDIYPADFGWTPDWDHPHDRPSWYHNMSSVTDAGLCVRTNQIDFDDEVIFAAERQIYDHARGDRARPFCMVVSLTHPHDPFAIPEKWWNLYRHDDIDLPSHGLDREAMTPHERRLYHVCDMAGAEITEDHIRNARRAYYGAISYVDHNIGRLLTALDETALRDDTIVIVTSDHGEMLGERGFWYKMSWFEGASRVPLLVSAPGRFKAGRVAQSVSLVDMLPTLVELAQDGRPGRYASEIEGRSLLPHLAGTGGHDEVIGEYLAEGAVAPLMMIRRGTQKFVTSPADPDQLYDLAVDPDERVNLADDPTFATDLAAFRAEAAARWDFTALDKAVRESQRRRHTVVSALSIGTPAPWDFQPHTDASRSYIRNHMDLDDLEARARYPRVKG
- the uxuA gene encoding mannonate dehydratase, which translates into the protein MEQSWRWFGPGDVVPLHAIRQAGARGVVTALHHIPYGVIWSVEEIEKRKAEIAADASLGLHWNVVESLPIHERVKIGEGDLTEIFDNYRQSMRNLAASGIKTICYNFMPVLDWTRTELRHRLPGGGSALRFNAHEFAAFDCFMLERPGAEAEHGPALVARARAWFDGASEAEKDVLLSSIMAGLPGAFDRYDIPGLRKILARYDDISVDRLRENFVRFLKEIIPTAEELGIRMAVHPDDPPRPLMGLPRIVSTAEDIRFLMRAVPSVANGLTLCSGSLGAGPANDVPAIAREFADRIHFVHLRNVAKEPDGSFMEADHLGGDTDMVALVRVLLGEQKRRKDAGDPRWRLPFRPDHGHELLDDVGKGSFPGYSTIGRLKGLAEIRGVMTAVAQMEGLPV